In Myripristis murdjan chromosome 2, fMyrMur1.1, whole genome shotgun sequence, a genomic segment contains:
- the LOC115372969 gene encoding ras-related protein Rab-9A-like, producing MTSKSSLLKVILLGDGGVGKSSLMNRYVTNKFDTHLFHTIGVEFLNKELEVDGRTVTLQIWDTAGQERFRSLRTPFYRGSDCCLLTFSVDDGQSFHNLANWKKEFTYYADVKDPENFPFVVLGNKLDVPERQVSGEDARQWCRENGGHPYFETSAKDATNVASAFEEAVRRVLALDDRAEHLIPTNTVDLHRKNHSNSSCC from the coding sequence ATGACGTCCAAGTCGTCTCTGCTGAAGGTGATCCTGCTGGGTGACGGCGGCGTGGGCAAGTCCTCGCTCATGAACCGCTACGTCACCAACAAGTTTGACACGCACCTCTTCCACACCATCGGCGTGGAGTTCCTCAACAAGGAGCTGGAGGTGGATGGCCGCACTGTCACCCTGCAGATCTGGGACACGGCGGGCCAGGAGCGCTTCCGCAGCCTCCGCACGCCGTTCTACCGCGGCTCCGACTGCTGCCTGCTCACCTTCAGTGTGGACGACGGACAGAGCTTCCACAACCTGGCCAACTGGAAGAAGGAGTTCACGTACTACGCCGACGTCAAGGACCCCGAGAACTTCCCCTTTGTGGTGCTCGGCAACAAACTGGACGTGCCCGAGCGCCAGGTGTCAGGTGAGGACGCGCGCCAGTGGTGTCGCGAGAACGGAGGACACCCGTACTTCGAGACGAGCGCCAAGGACGCCACCAATGTGGCCTCGGCCTTCGAGGAGGCGGTACGCCGAGTTCTGGCACTGGACGACAGAGCGGAGCACCTTATCCCGACCAACACGGTGGACCTCCACAGGAAAAACCACTCCaactcctcctgctgctga